One window of the Thermodesulfomicrobium sp. WS genome contains the following:
- the mqnB gene encoding futalosine hydrolase, which translates to MILLACPTQRECAAAVRLGPYPELHAAVVGVGPVAAAASTARILGQMPVRGVLHLGIAGSFDLAVAPIGALVVATEEIWPEYGVRGADGTLVPLGFPMLEDLPEPVLRLEPDAAAQALGISIPRQWVRGPALTGAGVTGDPELASRLHRQWQAVTESMEGFGVALAARLAGVPFLEVRSISNAVGERDKRRWDIPAALAALALATQTLFAHPS; encoded by the coding sequence GTGATCCTCCTCGCCTGCCCCACCCAGCGGGAATGCGCTGCAGCCGTGCGCCTCGGCCCATATCCCGAACTCCACGCCGCCGTGGTGGGCGTGGGCCCGGTAGCGGCCGCGGCCTCCACGGCCCGGATCTTGGGACAAATGCCGGTGCGCGGCGTCCTCCATCTGGGGATTGCCGGGAGCTTCGACCTTGCCGTCGCCCCCATCGGGGCCCTCGTGGTCGCCACCGAGGAAATCTGGCCCGAATACGGGGTGCGAGGGGCAGACGGCACGCTGGTCCCCCTGGGCTTTCCCATGCTGGAAGACCTCCCCGAGCCCGTCCTGCGCCTTGAGCCCGACGCCGCGGCCCAGGCCCTGGGGATCTCGATCCCCAGGCAGTGGGTGCGCGGGCCGGCCCTCACGGGCGCCGGAGTCACCGGAGACCCGGAGCTGGCCAGTCGCCTGCACCGCCAGTGGCAGGCCGTCACCGAATCCATGGAAGGCTTCGGCGTGGCCCTGGCCGCCCGCCTGGCCGGAGTCCCGTTTCTTGAGGTGCGCAGCATCTCCAATGCCGTGGGCGAACGGGACAAACGCCGCTGGGACATCCCCGCCGCCCTCGCCGCCCTGGCACTCGCCACCCAAACCCTG
- a CDS encoding DUF2065 domain-containing protein produces MALDRPTLLCALGLALVLEAVPYFLLAERMPRYFRTMASMPPRVLRLVAALMLALGLGLVALGRA; encoded by the coding sequence ATGGCTTTGGACCGTCCAACTCTTCTGTGTGCGTTGGGACTGGCCTTGGTTTTGGAGGCAGTCCCCTATTTTCTCTTGGCGGAGAGGATGCCCCGCTATTTTCGGACCATGGCCTCCATGCCGCCGCGGGTGCTGCGTCTGGTGGCCGCACTCATGCTCGCCCTGGGGCTGGGCTTGGTGGCCTTGGGGCGCGCGTAG
- a CDS encoding nucleotide sugar dehydrogenase, with translation MIHMDDLHHRRRALAVVGLGYVGLPLAVAFARHFDVIGFDISPQRVAELSAGIDRTHEVPAKTLAETALRYTTDPGLLAEAGIIVVAVPTPIRPDRTPDLGPLMAATRTVGAHLQPGTVVVYESTVYPGLTEEACVPVLEATSGMRCGEDFFVGYSPERINPGDREHTLASVVKIVAGQTPDVTELLAQVYGTVVRAGIHRAPSIKVAEAAKVIENTQRDINIALMNELAMIFDRMGIDTQDVLLAAGTKWNFLPFRPGLVGGHCIGVDPYYLTAKAQSLGFHPQVILAGRRTNDAMGKFVAEKTVKLLIAQGSPVRGAQVGVLGLTFKENVPDLRNSRVPDILAELAEYGITSHVHDPLADPAEAQAEYGIRLKPLEELTGLDAMIIAVAHTPFSQLDPTMVAAMHRPGIRPVVVDVKGVLPKDRFLTETVYWRL, from the coding sequence ATGATCCACATGGATGATTTGCACCACCGCCGACGCGCCCTGGCCGTGGTGGGGCTCGGCTACGTGGGCCTGCCCCTGGCCGTGGCCTTTGCCCGGCACTTCGACGTCATCGGCTTCGATATCTCCCCCCAACGGGTGGCGGAGCTTTCCGCCGGCATCGACCGCACCCACGAGGTCCCGGCCAAGACCCTGGCGGAAACCGCTCTGCGCTACACCACCGACCCCGGCCTGCTTGCCGAGGCAGGAATCATCGTGGTGGCCGTGCCCACCCCCATCCGCCCGGACCGCACCCCGGACCTGGGGCCGCTTATGGCCGCCACCCGCACCGTGGGCGCGCACCTGCAGCCGGGCACAGTGGTGGTGTACGAATCCACCGTCTACCCCGGGCTTACCGAAGAAGCATGCGTGCCCGTCTTGGAGGCCACCTCGGGGATGCGCTGCGGCGAGGACTTCTTCGTGGGCTACTCTCCGGAACGCATCAATCCCGGGGACCGCGAGCACACCCTCGCCTCGGTGGTCAAAATCGTGGCCGGCCAAACGCCGGACGTCACGGAACTGCTCGCCCAGGTCTACGGCACGGTGGTGCGGGCAGGCATCCACCGCGCCCCGAGCATCAAGGTGGCCGAAGCGGCCAAGGTCATCGAAAACACCCAGCGGGACATCAACATCGCCCTCATGAACGAGCTGGCCATGATCTTCGACCGCATGGGCATCGACACCCAGGACGTGCTCCTCGCTGCGGGCACCAAGTGGAACTTCCTCCCCTTCCGGCCCGGACTGGTGGGCGGCCACTGCATCGGCGTGGACCCCTACTACCTCACGGCCAAGGCCCAGAGCCTGGGATTTCATCCGCAGGTGATCCTGGCCGGCCGGCGCACCAATGACGCCATGGGCAAGTTCGTGGCGGAAAAGACCGTCAAACTGCTCATCGCCCAAGGCAGCCCGGTGCGCGGGGCGCAGGTGGGCGTCCTCGGCCTCACCTTCAAGGAAAACGTCCCGGACCTGCGCAATAGCCGCGTGCCGGACATCCTGGCGGAACTCGCCGAATACGGGATTACGAGCCACGTGCACGACCCCTTGGCAGACCCGGCCGAAGCGCAGGCGGAATACGGCATCCGCCTCAAGCCGCTCGAGGAGCTCACGGGGCTCGATGCCATGATCATCGCCGTGGCCCACACGCCCTTCTCCCAACTGGATCCCACCATGGTGGCCGCCATGCACCGCCCTGGCATCCGGCCGGTGGTGGTGGACGTCAAAGGGGTCCTGCCCAAGGACCGGTTCCTCACCGAAACCGTATACTGGCGCCTGTGA
- a CDS encoding cytochrome c3 family protein, with protein sequence MKKSMIVSLFCVLLLALGTAPLFSATAKAPGDDYVIKAPEGMQTKEGKPLQKAVPFAHSKHASVECVKCHHTMEKDGAIKKCTSAGCHDSKEAKTAANAKDVKLVENAFHNQCMECHKKLKAENKPTGPTACNKCHMK encoded by the coding sequence TTGTCAGCCTGTTCTGTGTGCTGCTGCTCGCTTTGGGCACTGCACCCCTGTTCTCGGCCACGGCCAAGGCCCCGGGCGATGACTACGTCATCAAAGCACCGGAAGGCATGCAGACCAAGGAAGGAAAACCCCTGCAGAAGGCCGTGCCCTTCGCCCACTCCAAACACGCCTCCGTTGAGTGCGTCAAATGCCACCACACCATGGAAAAAGATGGTGCGATCAAAAAATGTACCTCGGCGGGCTGCCATGACTCCAAGGAAGCCAAGACCGCAGCCAACGCCAAGGACGTCAAGCTCGTGGAAAACGCCTTCCACAATCAGTGCATGGAGTGCCACAAGAAGCTGAAGGCGGAAAACAAGCCCACCGGTCCCACCGCCTGCAACAAGTGCCATATGAAGTAG
- a CDS encoding ubiquinone/menaquinone biosynthesis methyltransferase: MRDAHSRRVAGLFGNIARFYDLLNHVLSLGLDRLWRRAMVRCLPPLRGPVLDLAAGTLDVSCEICRQHPQAQVVAVDFSHPMLARGHAKRTGRPIWPVQADARLLPLPDASVEAVTVAFGIRNIRPRSDAFAEILRVLRPGGKLVVLEFGTGRRRIWGGLYNWYLQRLLPAIGRMVSRDPEAYRYLAQTIAAFPHEEALAQELEEAGFTLIRYTPMASGIVFLHEASRPA, from the coding sequence ATGCGTGACGCCCACTCCCGCCGGGTGGCAGGACTCTTCGGCAATATCGCCCGCTTCTACGATCTCCTCAACCACGTGCTGAGCCTTGGCCTGGACCGGCTGTGGCGGCGGGCCATGGTGCGCTGCCTGCCGCCGCTGCGCGGCCCGGTCCTGGACCTCGCCGCCGGCACCCTGGATGTGAGCTGCGAGATCTGCCGCCAGCATCCCCAGGCCCAAGTGGTGGCCGTGGACTTTTCCCACCCCATGCTGGCACGCGGGCACGCCAAACGCACCGGCCGGCCCATCTGGCCCGTGCAGGCCGACGCCCGGCTCCTTCCCCTGCCGGACGCCAGCGTCGAGGCCGTGACCGTGGCCTTCGGCATCCGCAACATCCGCCCGCGCAGCGACGCCTTTGCCGAGATCCTTCGCGTCCTGCGGCCCGGAGGAAAGCTCGTGGTCCTGGAATTCGGCACCGGCCGGCGCCGCATCTGGGGGGGGCTCTACAATTGGTATCTGCAGCGGCTGCTTCCGGCCATCGGCCGCATGGTCTCCCGCGACCCGGAAGCCTACCGCTATCTGGCCCAGACCATCGCCGCCTTTCCCCACGAGGAGGCGCTCGCCCAAGAATTGGAAGAAGCCGGATTCACGTTGATCCGCTACACGCCCATGGCCTCGGGCATCGTGTTTCTCCACGAGGCCAGTCGACCGGCATGA